The proteins below are encoded in one region of Antennarius striatus isolate MH-2024 chromosome 7, ASM4005453v1, whole genome shotgun sequence:
- the c7h1orf210 gene encoding type III endosome membrane protein TEMP has translation MEVTSNDSMTETQNVTWNGPRGKYNSHNWEFLVAVLVTALSVSVFIALLAKFQVFRRYLASYRHTRLRDADTVSHCEPTGLEVGFTPQGGSGINPRCMPPANEEEDDDGFIEDNYIPASERARAERAAEIMEDTEDEMDEIEFAIA, from the exons ATGGAAGTGACTTCAAATGACTCAATGACGGAAACACAGAATG TCACTTGGAATGGCCCGAGAGGTAAATACAACTCTCACAACTGGGAGTTCCTGGTTGCCGTCCTCGTCACAGCTCTCTCCGTCTCCGTTTTCATCGCCCTCCTGGCCAAATTCCAGGTGTTTCGGCGTTACCTGGCCAGCTACAGGCACACACGGCTGAGGGACGCAGATACTGTCAGCCATTGTGAACCAACAG gcctggaggtgggctTCACTCCGCAAGGAGGCAGCGGGATCAACCCTCGCTGCATGCCTCCCGCGAATGAGGAAGAAGACGACGACGGCTTCATTGAGGACAACTACATCCCGGCCAGTGAGAGAGCAAGAGCTGAAAGGGCAGCGGAAATAATGGAGGACACGGAGGATGAGATGGATGAAATCGAATTTGCCATTGCTTAA
- the ap1m3 gene encoding adaptor related protein complex 1 subunit mu 3 produces MSASAIFILDVKGKVLICRNYMGNMDMNEIDHFMPILMKREEEAETTPLVSHGSAHFLWIKHSNLYLVAMTKKNCNAALVYSFLYKIVQVFKEYFKELEEESIRDNFVTVYELMDEVMDFGFPQTTDSKILQEYITQEGHKLDIGAPRPPATVTNAVSWRSEGIKYRKNEVFMDVIESVNLLVSANGSVLRSEIVGTIKLKVVLSGMPELRLGLNDKVLFEITGREKSKTVELEDVKFHQCVRLSRFENDRTISFIPPDGESELMSYRLNTAVKPLIWIESVIEKFSHSRVEIKVKARSQFKSRSTANNVAILVPVPSDADSPKFKTSTGNTKWLPEKNVVQWNIKSFPGGKEYMMRAHFGLPSVESEELDAKRPITVNFEIPYFTVSGIQVRYLKIIEKSGYQALPWVRYITQSGDYQLRTN; encoded by the exons ATGTCAGCCTCGGCGATATTTATCCTTGACGTGAAGGGAAAG GTGCTGATCTGCCGTAACTACATGGGCAACATGGACATGAATGAAATTGACCACTTTATGCCCATCCTGATGAAGAGGGAAGAAGAGGCTGAGACGACGCCATTGGTCAGCCACGGCTCGGCGCACTTCCTGTGGATCAAACACAGCAACCTGTACC TGGTGGCGATGACGAAGAAGAATTGCAACGCCGCTCTGGTCTACTCTTTCCTTTATAAAATAGTCCAG GTGTTTAAGGAGTACTTCAAGGAACTAGAAGAGGAGAGCATCCGTGACAACTTTGTGACGGTGTACGAGCTGATGGACGAAGTGATGGACTTCGGTTTCCCTCAGACGACTGACAGCAAGATCCTACAAGA GTACATTACCCAGGAGGGTCATAAATTAGACATCGGGGCTCCTCGACCTCCTGCCACCGTCACCAATGCCGTGTCATGGCGATCAGAAGGCATAAAGTACAGGAAGAATGAAGTTTTCATGGATGTAATCGAGTCGGTAAATCTACTG GTGAGCGCTAATGGCAGCGTCCTGCGGAGCGAGATAGTGGGAACCATCAAACTCAAAGTAGTTCTGTCGGGGATGCCTGAACTCCGGTTGGGCCTCAATGACAAAGTGCTGTTCGAAATCACCGGCA GAGAGAAGAGTAAGACGGTGGAGCTGGAGGATGTGAAGTTCCATCAGTGTGTCCGTCTGTCACGCTTCGAGAATGACCGCACCATTTCTTTCATCCCTCCCGACGGCGAGAGCGAGCTCATGTCTTACCGCCTCAACACTGCA GTAAAGCCCCTCATATGGATCGAGAGCGTGATTGAGAAGTTCTCTCACAGCCGTGTGGAGATCAAGGTGAAG GCTCGGAGTCAGTTCAAGAGCCGGTCCACTGCCAACAACGTGGCCATCCTGGTGCCGGTGCCCAGTGATGCAGATTCACCCAAATTCAAGACCAGCACGGGAAACACCAAGTGGCTGCCCGAGAAGAATGTGGTGCAGTGGAATATCAAGTCCTTCCCG GGAGGGAAGGAGTACATGATGCGGGCACACTTCGGCCTCCCCAGCGTGGAGAGTGAGGAACTGGATGCGAAGAGACCAATCACAGTTAACTTTGAGATTCCCTACTTCACAGTCTCAGGGATTCAG